The following proteins are co-located in the Oscillospiraceae bacterium genome:
- a CDS encoding PD-(D/E)XK nuclease family transposase, giving the protein TQENEHKHIRNRSVFSLSDLHANQPGRGVHYADFRSSYQITICNYNVFNWDNELVEEFTYRNANGRQLSDITTAIFIDLTQVEEIVRKPVAEMTAIEQWVVFLAKANDPRCRDALNEILKRKEGISVAYEMLTSISTDANERARFHSRRMWQMDRDHELASVVHDTNAKWEKVVADKDKSLADKDEMLADKDKSLADKDKMLADAQALIAELRAKLGER; this is encoded by the coding sequence ACACACAGGAGAACGAACACAAACACATACGCAATCGCTCCGTCTTTAGTCTTTCCGACCTGCACGCGAACCAACCTGGGCGCGGTGTCCACTATGCGGATTTTCGCAGCAGCTATCAGATAACGATATGCAATTACAATGTTTTCAACTGGGACAATGAACTTGTGGAGGAATTCACCTATCGCAATGCGAACGGCAGACAGCTGTCCGACATCACGACCGCGATTTTCATTGATCTGACGCAGGTAGAGGAGATCGTGAGAAAACCCGTTGCTGAGATGACTGCTATCGAGCAGTGGGTGGTGTTCCTCGCGAAGGCAAACGACCCTAGATGCCGGGATGCACTCAATGAGATCTTGAAACGAAAAGAGGGGATTTCCGTGGCGTATGAAATGTTGACATCAATCAGCACCGACGCGAACGAGCGCGCCCGTTTCCACTCGCGGCGCATGTGGCAGATGGACAGAGACCACGAACTCGCGTCCGTGGTACACGATACAAACGCCAAGTGGGAGAAAGTCGTCGCCGACAAGGACAAATCGCTTGCTGACAAGGACGAAATGCTCGCCGACAAGGACAAATCGCTTGCCGACAAGGACAAAATGCTTGCCGACGCGCAGGCGCTCATCGCAGAATTGCGCGCAAAACTTGGTGAGCGGTGA
- a CDS encoding transposase family protein — MDELVKLLDENLAYEHHEIIDDILYIYVASARQEAVCPYCGSTSDKTHSRYERRFRDLPIQGKKTEVVLFNRKMFCPNERCGHKTFAETFDCLPHKAKRSTRLTEEIVKVSLEVSSVKASALLKRRVAKVGKSTICNLLKKRRAATG; from the coding sequence ATGGACGAGCTGGTCAAACTGCTTGACGAGAACCTGGCATATGAGCACCATGAGATCATCGACGACATACTCTACATCTACGTGGCATCTGCACGACAGGAGGCTGTATGCCCATACTGCGGTAGCACCTCAGATAAGACGCACAGCCGCTACGAGAGACGGTTCCGGGATCTGCCCATCCAGGGCAAGAAGACAGAAGTCGTGCTTTTCAATAGAAAGATGTTTTGCCCCAACGAAAGATGCGGGCACAAGACCTTCGCCGAGACGTTTGATTGTCTGCCCCATAAGGCCAAGCGCAGCACACGGCTTACCGAAGAGATAGTGAAGGTTTCACTGGAGGTCAGTTCTGTAAAGGCGTCTGCGCTTTTGAAACGGCGTGTCGCGAAGGTGGGCAAAAGCACCATCTGCAACCTCTTAAAAAAAAGAAGAGCCGCAACCGGATAA
- a CDS encoding stage III sporulation protein AB, whose product MRGLLRTLPKESWTQAEEIRLRAGQPLTVTLPDGERSLPPGGFYLVKPRDLEAVLETATQGSTHTALLSLGTGFVTTPGGHRLGVCGAVIQRENGALGLRCVSSVCLRVARAVPGAADGLPLQLLHGDRFFHTLILSPPGFGKTTLLRDLTRQIANGGAHGAPRRVALVDERGEVAACYRGQPQLDVGAHTDVLDGCPKARGIMWLLRAMAPQVLMVDEITSPEDMDAMAAAQGCGVTLFATLHADGLRDLAARPARRALAGLFQRVVVIHRADGHRRWEIHPFPDTPETPPDGERRAP is encoded by the coding sequence CTGCGGGGGCTGCTGCGCACACTCCCCAAAGAGTCATGGACCCAAGCCGAGGAAATCCGTCTGCGGGCTGGACAGCCGCTCACCGTGACGCTGCCGGACGGCGAACGCTCCCTGCCGCCGGGCGGTTTTTATCTCGTCAAACCGCGCGACCTCGAAGCCGTGCTCGAAACGGCGACACAGGGCTCCACCCATACGGCGCTTTTGTCCCTGGGGACGGGTTTCGTGACGACGCCGGGCGGGCACCGCCTGGGGGTGTGCGGCGCCGTGATCCAGCGGGAAAACGGCGCGTTGGGGCTGCGCTGCGTCTCCTCGGTCTGCCTGCGTGTCGCGCGGGCCGTGCCCGGCGCGGCCGATGGACTGCCGCTGCAGCTTTTGCACGGGGACCGCTTCTTCCATACGTTGATCCTCTCGCCGCCGGGGTTCGGAAAAACGACGCTGCTGCGCGATCTGACCCGGCAGATTGCCAACGGAGGCGCGCACGGCGCGCCGCGCCGGGTGGCGCTTGTGGATGAGCGCGGCGAAGTGGCCGCTTGTTACCGGGGCCAGCCGCAGCTCGACGTGGGCGCGCACACGGACGTGCTCGACGGATGCCCCAAGGCGCGGGGCATCATGTGGCTGCTGCGCGCCATGGCCCCCCAGGTGCTGATGGTGGATGAAATCACCTCGCCCGAGGACATGGACGCGATGGCGGCCGCCCAGGGCTGCGGGGTGACGCTGTTCGCCACCCTTCACGCCGACGGCCTGCGCGACCTCGCGGCGCGCCCTGCCCGCCGCGCGCTGGCCGGCCTGTTTCAGCGGGTGGTCGTCATCCACCGGGCCGACGGGCACCGCCGCTGGGAGATCCACCCCTTCCCGGATACGCCGGAGACGCCGCCCGACGGGGAAAGGAGGGCGCCGTGA
- a CDS encoding stage III sporulation protein AB — protein MRWIGAILVAGGASAISLAAVQNLGARVRLLAALTDALELMRAELQFNLTPLPALMEVLADRAPTPARAFFARCARLMTLLGEHSFQALWNKALTETEGAWLPPERELMATLGGLLGRYDAEAQGRAVSYVRERMEALRRCAEEKRIRQSRVYGALGLASGLAVVIILL, from the coding sequence ATGCGCTGGATTGGCGCTATCCTCGTGGCCGGCGGCGCGTCGGCCATCTCCCTCGCGGCCGTGCAGAACCTCGGCGCCCGCGTGCGGCTGCTCGCCGCCCTGACGGACGCGCTGGAACTCATGCGCGCGGAGCTGCAGTTCAACCTGACGCCACTGCCCGCGCTGATGGAAGTGCTGGCCGACAGGGCGCCCACGCCCGCGCGCGCCTTCTTCGCCCGCTGCGCGCGCCTCATGACCCTGCTTGGGGAACACAGTTTCCAGGCGCTGTGGAACAAAGCCCTCACGGAGACGGAGGGGGCCTGGCTGCCGCCGGAACGAGAGCTTATGGCTACACTGGGCGGCTTGCTTGGGCGCTACGACGCGGAGGCGCAGGGCCGGGCCGTCTCTTACGTCCGGGAACGGATGGAGGCGCTTCGGCGCTGCGCGGAGGAAAAACGGATCCGCCAGAGCCGCGTCTACGGCGCCCTGGGCCTCGCCTCGGGCCTCGCCGTCGTCATCATCTTGCTGTGA
- the spoIIIAC gene encoding stage III sporulation protein AC has translation MQVDLIFKIAAIGIIVAVLNQLLIKSDRAEQAMMTTLAGLIVVLMLLLREINNLFTLVKSLFGF, from the coding sequence ATGCAGGTGGATCTGATCTTCAAAATTGCGGCCATCGGGATCATCGTCGCGGTGCTAAACCAATTGCTGATCAAGTCGGACCGCGCCGAGCAGGCGATGATGACCACGCTGGCGGGCCTCATTGTCGTCCTCATGCTCCTGCTGCGGGAGATCAACAACCTGTTTACGCTCGTGAAGTCGCTCTTCGGGTTTTAG
- a CDS encoding stage III sporulation AC/AD family protein, with product MTGLWKIAVIAVLGALAALAVRKSVPELALTLTLTVSAVILTLAATALTEVMAFLRRMADMAGLSSELFLPVIKTVGIALVAKLAADVCRDAGQSAVASATETAGVLVALYLTLPLLSKVVDLVTSLI from the coding sequence GTGACAGGACTGTGGAAGATAGCCGTCATCGCGGTGCTGGGCGCGCTGGCCGCGCTGGCGGTTCGAAAGAGTGTCCCCGAACTGGCGCTCACGCTGACGCTGACCGTGAGCGCCGTCATCCTGACACTGGCGGCGACGGCGCTCACGGAAGTCATGGCGTTTCTGCGCCGGATGGCGGACATGGCGGGGCTCTCGTCGGAGCTGTTTTTACCGGTGATCAAGACGGTGGGGATCGCCCTCGTCGCCAAACTGGCCGCCGATGTCTGCCGGGACGCCGGGCAGAGCGCCGTCGCCTCCGCCACAGAGACCGCCGGCGTCCTCGTGGCCCTGTACCTGACGCTGCCCCTGTTGTCAAAAGTCGTCGACCTGGTCACATCATTGATATGA